From a region of the Pseudoxanthomonas sp. X-1 genome:
- a CDS encoding YceI family protein, which yields MRKFLLAAALSALVAPAFAAPTTYKLDPGHTDVIATWNHFGFSNPSAHFGNVDGSLTYDPANVAASSVQVTLPLSGLESFVPKLNEHLAGSDFFDAAKFPTATFKSTKVQSTGKDKLKVTGDLTIKGITKPVVLDVTLNKVGEHAMKKVQSIGFDATATVKRSDFGVGNYAPMVSDEVKLHITTEADAAKAK from the coding sequence ATGCGCAAGTTCCTGCTCGCCGCCGCCCTGTCGGCCCTGGTCGCCCCGGCCTTCGCCGCCCCGACCACCTACAAGCTCGATCCGGGCCATACCGACGTGATCGCCACCTGGAACCACTTCGGCTTCTCCAACCCCAGCGCCCACTTCGGCAACGTCGATGGCTCGCTGACCTACGACCCGGCCAACGTCGCCGCTTCCAGCGTCCAGGTGACGCTGCCGCTGTCGGGCCTGGAGAGCTTCGTGCCGAAGTTGAACGAGCACCTGGCCGGCAGCGACTTCTTCGACGCGGCCAAGTTCCCCACCGCCACGTTCAAGTCCACCAAGGTGCAGTCGACCGGCAAGGACAAGCTCAAGGTCACCGGCGATTTGACCATCAAGGGCATCACCAAGCCGGTCGTGCTGGACGTGACCCTCAACAAGGTCGGCGAGCATGCGATGAAGAAGGTGCAGTCGATCGGCTTCGACGCCACCGCCACGGTCAAGCGTTCGGACTTCGGCGTGGGCAACTACGCGCCGATGGTCAGCGACGAGGTCAAGCTGCACATCACCACCGAGGCAGACGCGGCCAAGGCCAAGTAA
- a CDS encoding malonic semialdehyde reductase produces the protein MSQSLDAAALDQLFRSARTYSAFTDKPVTDETLHALYDLLKWGPTGANSTPARFLFVRSPEAKEKLKPALAPGNVDKTMAAPVTAIVAYDLDFHEQLPKLFPHVDAKAWFDGPQEARREPAQLSAVLQGAYLIMAARALGLDAGPMSGFDASKVDAAFFDGTPVRASFLVNLGYGDASALHPRLPRLSFEEAARIA, from the coding sequence ATGTCGCAGTCCCTCGATGCCGCCGCGCTCGACCAGCTGTTCCGCAGCGCGCGGACCTACAGCGCCTTCACCGACAAGCCGGTGACGGACGAGACGCTGCACGCGCTCTACGACCTGCTCAAGTGGGGCCCGACGGGCGCCAACAGCACCCCGGCGCGCTTCCTGTTCGTCCGCTCGCCCGAGGCCAAGGAAAAGCTCAAGCCGGCCCTGGCGCCGGGCAACGTCGACAAGACCATGGCCGCGCCGGTCACGGCGATCGTGGCCTACGACCTGGATTTCCACGAGCAGCTGCCCAAGCTGTTCCCGCATGTCGACGCCAAGGCCTGGTTCGACGGCCCGCAGGAAGCGCGCCGCGAACCGGCCCAGCTCAGCGCAGTGCTGCAGGGCGCCTATCTGATCATGGCCGCGCGTGCGCTGGGCCTGGATGCCGGCCCGATGTCCGGCTTCGACGCGAGCAAGGTCGATGCGGCCTTCTTCGACGGCACGCCGGTCCGCGCCAGCTTCCTGGTCAATCTGGGCTACGGCGATGCGTCCGCGCTGCACCCGCGCCTGCCGCGGCTTTCGTTCGAGGAGGCCGCCCGCATCGCCTGA
- a CDS encoding mitochondrial fission ELM1 family protein has protein sequence MTPAHLWTLTDGHAGNVRQADALARALGMPAQAWTLQPRAPWKALAPRRLPGAARAFGPGFAQALATPPRLAIGCGRQAALATRLLRARGAQAVQILDPRLAPKYWDLVIAPAHDGLRAANVLTLLGSLHPVDAAWLAQARAAFPALGALPGPRTALLIGGPSAHARLDLDDLATIFATLDAALHAHGGTVMATVSRRTPPALVEAVRRRYAGAPHRVWTGAQDGPNPYAGLLAFADRIVCTADSVNMLSEACATSAPVFVHAPQRVAGRPARFLAALQARGRIAALDEELAPFPVTPLRETARIAALVRERLGVGNEA, from the coding sequence ATGACGCCAGCGCATCTCTGGACTCTCACCGACGGCCATGCCGGCAACGTGCGTCAGGCCGACGCGCTGGCACGGGCCCTGGGCATGCCCGCCCAGGCCTGGACGCTGCAGCCGCGCGCGCCATGGAAGGCGCTGGCGCCACGCCGGCTCCCGGGCGCGGCGCGGGCGTTCGGACCCGGCTTCGCGCAGGCCCTGGCCACGCCGCCGCGGCTGGCGATCGGCTGCGGGCGCCAGGCCGCGCTGGCCACGCGGCTGCTGCGCGCGCGCGGCGCCCAGGCCGTACAGATCCTGGACCCACGCCTGGCACCGAAGTATTGGGACCTGGTGATCGCGCCGGCGCACGACGGCCTGCGCGCGGCCAACGTGCTGACCCTGCTGGGCAGCCTGCACCCGGTCGATGCGGCCTGGCTGGCGCAGGCGCGCGCGGCGTTCCCTGCCCTGGGCGCGCTGCCCGGCCCGCGCACCGCGCTGCTGATCGGCGGCCCCAGCGCGCATGCACGGCTGGACCTGGACGACCTGGCCACCATCTTCGCCACGCTCGATGCCGCGCTGCACGCGCACGGCGGCACGGTGATGGCCACCGTGTCGCGGCGCACGCCGCCGGCGCTGGTCGAGGCGGTGCGCCGTCGCTACGCCGGCGCGCCGCACCGGGTGTGGACCGGCGCGCAGGACGGGCCCAACCCCTACGCCGGCCTGCTCGCCTTCGCCGACCGCATCGTCTGCACCGCCGACTCGGTCAACATGCTGTCCGAGGCCTGCGCCACCTCTGCGCCGGTATTCGTGCATGCGCCGCAGCGCGTGGCCGGCCGGCCGGCGCGCTTCCTCGCCGCGCTGCAGGCCCGTGGCCGCATCGCGGCACTGGACGAGGAGCTCGCGCCGTTTCCCGTCACCCCGCTGCGCGAGACCGCGCGGATCGCCGCGCTGGTGCGCGAGCGGTTGGGTGTGGGGAATGAGGCTTGA